One Rhipicephalus microplus isolate Deutch F79 chromosome 4, USDA_Rmic, whole genome shotgun sequence genomic window carries:
- the LOC142814280 gene encoding uncharacterized protein LOC142814280, translating to MTGCCVPMCTNNSRNGWKLYHFPTEPKRRLLWMVKIKRDKWQPTKSSCVCSAHFEASHFEQHRADQWIKLKPNAVPTVFPFRGLPPQRKAPKDRAGPAVLPDACQETRGDNSTAINCTPLTSAQANLNSRTDSLGAQQPQSCNSQTPDSVPHIMEREEVVISADAPDGARENKQLNKQLSDMGRKYTQLHQVHRKATSTIQALKKQVKKLETKMELFGQRLKFLNDDQLQALGRQSNKGSTWSAETIKQALQIKFSCGKTGYQTLRNLGYPLPSGKTLARRLQGLKFLPGILTEVIDVLKIKAENMQDIEKDCALFLDEMEIARGYELDRAEDVVLGGQTMPENPDEPAHHALVFMVGGLNTRWKQVIAYHFTGSHVEGSILKDYVMKIVQLCAEISLRIRVVTCDMGASNRAMWRELGFSSHRNSITVCSVPHPCLEDKELFFTADAAHVLKNVKSQLLSSEVFFLSDATVCQHNLPSKEVNVDHVRSVIKYDAERELKVAPRLSELHISRGHFTKMKVGVAVRFFREAPAAIRYLIKEDAIEPEAETTAWFLELVFNWYTLMSSRHPSVALSLRDMRRYHESIELLNSALEVFQGMKMGSKAQWKPSQAGLLITTKVVLRLQDILLRSEGYEFFLTSRILQDCLENLFSVVRIRKPVPNAYDLKCALKLVCVSQFLHAPGTSSYEVDDAKYLADMLAKGKQEHGEVEADVIDDSEILFIEELQENECNILFYIGGFLLKGMLSVVAGCGHCNSALLGSTESEHATLTILKEYRSEGGNLTYPSKDVLLTLKSCEEHFRGIISWSEGLLRLRSPLKAVTDYLNEMVRPCVKTCSEHSDAVAKLLIANYARLRLRVHLRHVSSNGVNEHGSKTCAGVSLP from the exons ATGACTGGGTGCTGCGTGCCCATGTGCACGAACAACTCCAGAAATGGTTGGAAACTCTACCATTTTCCGACAGAGCCCAAAAGAAGGCTGCTATGGATGGTGAAGATTAAGCGAGACAAGTGGCAGCCTACGAAGTCCTCGTGTGTATGCAGT GCACATTTTGAAGCAAGCCATTTCGAGCAGCACCGAGCTGACCAGTGGATAAAACTGAAGCCGAACGCTGTGCCAACGGTGTTCCCTTTCAGGG gcttgcctccacaAAGGAAGGCGCCAAAGGACAGGGCAGGACCTGCTGTGTTGCCTGATGCATGCCAAGAAACACGCGGTGACAACTCTACGGCCATTAATTGTACGCCACTCACAAGTGCACAGGCGAATTTAAATTCACGCACAGACAGTCTTGGCGCACAGCAACCGCAAAGCTGCAATTCTCAGACGCCTGATTCAGTACCGCACATTATGGAAAGGGAAGAAGTTGTGATCTCGGCCGATGCACCTGACGGGGCACGTGAAAACAAGCAGTTAAATAAGCAGCTCTCCGATATGGGCAGAAAATACACTCAGCTACATCAAGTCCATCGGAAAGCCACCTCAACCATTCAAGCActaaaaaaacaggtgaaaaaattGGAAACCAAAATGGAATTATTCGGACAGCGTTTGAAATTCCTCAATGATGACCAGCTGCAGGCTCTTGGGCGCCAGAGTAATAAGGGAAGCACTTGGTCTGCAGAAACAATCAAGCAGGCGCTTCAGATTAAGTTTTCCTGTGGAAAAACTGGTTACCAGACACTAAGAAATCTGGGCTACCCCTTGCCATCCGGAAAAACCCTTGCACGTCGCCTTCAGGGCCTCAAGTTTCTTCCCGGAATTTTGACGGAAGTCATCGATGTTCTCAAAATCAAAGCAGAGAACATGCAAGACATTGAAAAAGACTGTGCTTTGTTCTTGGATGAAATGGAGATTGCTCGCGGGTACGAGCTCGATCGCGCTGAGGATGTGGTGTTGGGGGGGCAAACTATGCCAGAAAATCCAGACGAACCTGCACATCACGCACTAGTGTTCATGGTAGGAGGCCTGAATACGAGATGGAAGCAAGTGATTGCCTACCACTTCACCGGAAGTCATGTAGAGGGTAGTATCCTCAAGGACTACGTCATGAAGATAGTGCAGCTCTGCGCGGAAATCTCTTTAAGAATCCGTGTCGTCACTTGCGACATGGGGGCTTCTAATCGGGCTATGTGGCGCGAGCTCGGATTCTCCAGCCACAGGAATTCCATTACTGTATGTTCAGTGCCTCACCCCTGTCTGGAAGacaaagaattgtttttcacagcaGATGCTGCACACGTGCTGAAGAATGTCAAGTCACAGTTGCTTTCATCGGAAGTATTCTTTCTGAGTGATGCAACAGTATGCCAGCACAATCTGCCATCAAAAGAAGTGAACGTGGACCATGTGCGCAGTGTAATTAAGTATGATGCTGAACGAGAGCTGAAAGTCGCCCCGAGGCTCTCAGAGTTACACATTTCGCGAGGCCATTTCACAAAAATGAAAGTGGGAGTTGCTGTCCGCTTCTTCAGGGAAGCTCCTGCAGCGATTCGGTACCTAATTAAAGAGGACGCGATAGAGCCGGAGGCAGAGACAACAGCTTGGTTTCTAGAATTAGTATTCAACTGGTACACGCTAATGTCTTCCCGCCACCCatcagttgctctcagccttcgaGACATGCGGAGGTACCACGAATCAATTGAGCTACTGAACTCGGCCCTCGAAGTTTTTCAAGGAATGAAGATGGGAAGCAAGGCACAGTGGAAGCCTTCGCAAGCAGGTTTACTAATAACAACAAAAGTCGTTCTTCGTCTCCAAGACATTCTCTTGCGCAGTGAAGGATACGAATTCTTCCTCACGAGCAGAATCTTGCAAGACTGCCTCGAAAATTTGTTTTCGGTGGTGCGCATCAGGAAGCCTGTTCCTAACGCATATGACTTAAAGTGTGCCCTGAAGCTTGTGTGCGTGAGTCAGTTCCTTCATGCACCCGGAACGTCAAGCTACGAAGTCGACGATGCTAAGTACCTCGCCGACATGCTTGCAAAAGGCAAACAAGAGCACGGGGAGGTGGAAGCTGATGTCATTGATGACTCGGAAATTTTGTTCattgaagaacttcaagaaaacgaATGCAACATCCTTTTCTACATCGGCGGCTTCCTTTTAAAAGGTATGCTGAGTGTTGTAGCGGGATGCGGGCATTGTAATTCTGCCTTGTTAGGCTCAACTGAAAGCGAGCACGCAACTCTGACTATTCTGAAGGAGTACAGGAGTGAAGGTGGCAACCTCACATATCCCAGCAAGGATGTTTTGCTGACACTCAAGTCGTGTGAAGAGCATTTCAGGGGCATCATAAGTTGGAGTGAGGGCTTGCTGCGCTTAAGGTCCCCGTTGAAGGCCGTGACCGATTATTTGAACGAGATGGTGCGCCCTTGCGTAAAGACTTGCTCCGAGCACAGTGACGCCGTAGCAAAACTCCTTATTGCGAATTATGCAAGACTGAGGCTTCGCGTGCATTTGCGCCACGTTAGTTCAAACGGCGTCAATGAACACGGAAGCAAGACGTGCGCTGGGGTAAGCCTTCCGTGA